One window of Microcoleus vaginatus PCC 9802 genomic DNA carries:
- a CDS encoding phosphoenolpyruvate synthase — MLDNLAIASRSVLIPKEKALVLLFDEVGIADIPLVGGKNASLGEMIQQLTAQGVRVPNGFATTAHAYRHFIQSAGLEAKLREIFADLDVEDLQNLRQKGKQARALILDTPFPRELQAAIADAYEKLCDRYGDSTDVAVRSSATAEDLPDASFAGQQETYLNVQACAGVLECCHKCFASIFTDRAISYRQQRGFDHFEVALSVGVQKMVRSDLASSGVMFSIDTETGFKNAVLVTAAYGLGENVVQGTVNPDEYFVFKPTLKQGFLPILDKRLGSKTLKMVYDIGGSKYTKNVSVIAAEKNKFAIQDDEILQLAKWAVLIEEHYSKVRGTYTPMDIEWAKDGNTGELFIVQARPETVQSQKSAKILRNYKLQGTSAVLAKGRAVGESIGQGKARVILDVHRIADFQSGEVLVTNKTDPDWEPIMKKASAIVTNSGGRTCHAAIIAREMGIPAIVGTGDATQILKNGQEITISCSEGDEGKVYAGLLPFEIQETAIENLPRTRTQILMNVGNPEEAFGLSAIPCDGVGLARLEFIIANHIKAHPLALIHFDELVDESVKEEIAALTALYPHKPDFFTDKLAHGIATIAAAFYPNPVIVRMSDFKSNEYANLLGGRQFEPKEENPMIGWRGASRYYDPNYREAYALECKALKRVRDEMGLTNVIPMIPFCRTPDEGRKVLAEMAKHGLVKGENGLQVYVMCELPSNVIFADEFAQVFDGFSIGSNDLTQLTLGLDRDSALVAHIFDERNEAVKRMVEIAIKAAKKYNRKIGICGQAPSDYPEFARFLVELGIDSISLNPDSVLKTLLDVAKVEGAGSLMDLAGDVAKV, encoded by the coding sequence ATGCTCGACAATTTAGCAATTGCATCACGATCCGTTTTAATTCCCAAAGAAAAAGCCTTAGTATTATTGTTTGATGAAGTCGGCATCGCCGACATCCCATTAGTAGGCGGTAAAAATGCTTCTTTGGGCGAAATGATTCAACAGTTAACCGCCCAAGGAGTCAGAGTTCCCAACGGATTTGCAACTACAGCACACGCTTATCGGCACTTCATCCAGTCAGCGGGTTTAGAAGCTAAATTGCGCGAAATTTTTGCCGACTTAGACGTAGAAGATCTGCAGAACCTGCGACAAAAAGGCAAGCAAGCGCGGGCACTGATTCTCGACACACCATTTCCCCGAGAACTGCAAGCGGCGATCGCGGATGCTTACGAAAAATTGTGCGATCGCTACGGCGACAGTACAGACGTAGCAGTACGTTCCTCCGCCACCGCCGAAGACTTACCAGACGCCAGTTTCGCCGGACAGCAAGAAACCTACCTCAACGTCCAAGCTTGCGCTGGCGTCCTCGAATGCTGTCACAAATGCTTTGCTTCCATATTCACCGATCGCGCGATTTCCTACCGCCAACAGCGAGGTTTCGATCACTTTGAAGTCGCCCTATCAGTCGGCGTCCAAAAAATGGTGCGATCGGACTTAGCATCCTCCGGCGTCATGTTCAGCATCGACACCGAAACCGGATTCAAAAACGCTGTATTAGTCACCGCCGCTTACGGATTAGGCGAAAACGTCGTCCAAGGCACCGTCAACCCCGACGAATACTTCGTGTTTAAACCAACATTAAAACAAGGTTTTCTCCCGATTTTAGACAAACGCCTCGGCAGCAAAACACTCAAAATGGTGTACGATATCGGCGGTTCTAAATACACCAAAAACGTCTCCGTCATAGCAGCCGAAAAAAATAAATTTGCCATACAAGATGATGAAATTCTGCAACTAGCAAAATGGGCAGTCCTCATCGAAGAACACTACTCTAAAGTGCGCGGGACTTATACCCCGATGGACATTGAGTGGGCCAAAGACGGCAATACGGGCGAATTGTTTATTGTCCAAGCGCGACCCGAAACAGTACAATCTCAAAAGTCTGCTAAAATTTTGCGAAACTACAAATTGCAAGGCACCAGTGCAGTTTTAGCAAAAGGACGCGCCGTTGGCGAATCAATCGGACAAGGCAAAGCCCGTGTGATTTTAGATGTTCACAGAATCGCTGACTTTCAATCAGGAGAAGTTCTTGTCACCAACAAAACAGACCCGGATTGGGAACCGATTATGAAAAAAGCAAGTGCGATCGTCACTAATTCCGGCGGTCGCACTTGTCACGCCGCCATCATCGCCCGAGAAATGGGAATTCCCGCCATTGTCGGCACCGGCGACGCCACCCAAATCTTGAAAAACGGGCAAGAAATCACGATTTCTTGTTCAGAAGGAGACGAAGGCAAAGTTTATGCCGGTTTGCTTCCTTTTGAAATTCAAGAAACTGCGATCGAGAATTTACCCCGCACCCGCACTCAAATTTTAATGAATGTCGGGAACCCAGAAGAAGCCTTTGGTTTATCAGCAATTCCTTGCGACGGCGTAGGCTTAGCGCGGCTAGAATTCATCATTGCCAATCACATTAAAGCACACCCGCTGGCACTAATTCACTTTGACGAATTGGTAGATGAATCAGTCAAAGAAGAGATTGCAGCACTGACAGCACTTTACCCACACAAACCCGATTTCTTCACCGACAAACTCGCCCACGGAATTGCCACAATTGCCGCCGCATTTTATCCAAATCCAGTCATCGTGCGGATGAGCGATTTCAAGAGCAACGAATATGCTAATCTCTTAGGAGGGCGGCAGTTTGAACCCAAGGAAGAAAACCCGATGATCGGGTGGCGCGGCGCCTCTCGCTACTACGACCCAAATTACCGCGAAGCTTACGCTTTGGAATGCAAAGCATTAAAGCGAGTTCGCGACGAAATGGGCTTGACAAATGTGATTCCGATGATTCCATTTTGTCGCACCCCGGATGAAGGGCGAAAAGTGTTAGCCGAGATGGCAAAACACGGTTTAGTTAAGGGCGAGAACGGCTTGCAAGTGTATGTGATGTGCGAATTGCCGAGCAATGTGATATTTGCTGACGAATTCGCCCAAGTTTTTGACGGATTCTCGATCGGCTCTAACGATTTAACTCAGCTAACATTAGGATTAGACCGGGATTCTGCTTTAGTCGCGCACATTTTTGACGAACGGAATGAAGCTGTCAAGCGAATGGTAGAAATTGCCATTAAAGCCGCCAAGAAGTACAATCGCAAGATTGGCATTTGCGGTCAAGCCCCCAGCGATTATCCTGAGTTTGCTCGTTTCTTGGTTGAGTTGGGAATTGATTCGATTAGTTTGAATCCCGATTCAGTTTTGAAGACTTTGTTAGATGTTGCTAAGGTGGAAGGTGCGGGTTCGTTGATGGATTTAGCAGGGGATGTTGCTAAGGTTTAA
- a CDS encoding DUF4347 domain-containing protein, which yields MQSICNKPIFITPQICESTATIAGENSRTTATYHQKKPIKQVKTEECFLSQKLRGDRGIGHPHREFLRATESVGARTLKNVLFLDARVENCDSLARGATADTEVFVLDSTRDGVEQITRILTHCSDLDSLQIVSHGREAGMQLGSIELCNENLETYSHLLQQWGKALSERGDILLFGCCVAAGESGEAFVRRLSLIVGADIAASDNLTGSAALGGDWQLKFATGEIKARIAIEKEVLEAYPYALGTLVNETFKNSTVRGPWIYGGNNGALFNPTSGVPAANQRIPGITGGTVSGVLPALGGSSPGDGALQLTPAAGDREAFVIYNNPLPSTDGLRVQFDFYSYGSSQQYRAEGPFISPQPGDGLGFFLIDGTVSPTRTGGYGGSLAYAPRTGIPGIEGGYLGIGLDEFGNFSTSTEGRSGPEPPRIPGSSIGSFRPDSVTVRGNQAEGYPFLTNAIVPFGIDNIPTSIDFSGPEPGSSFNFSNTFTSDRNLAKRSVQITLNPSNDPVNPSRLTVAFDENFDDIYETTLIDIPNLATENGPVPPLFKFGFGSSTGGANNIHELQNVVVETINPPSIAAEVATIKTGPQFVKSEGSITYRITTVNKGPAPATNVLIQDEIPLELLRPGGLPPVLNASNNGTYVNQTKAVTWPLIPVLNAGETVTYTLTIDLPPGLTSGRSFANVAFSTSSTFDPDLSNNSGVLAPGQIEAPGVVFTTVVDTVADLVTTKSGPVTTSAGSSVAYTLTTTNIGPDPAADVTITDSIIPGLTGVSVSDGGTYDPVSGIVTFPALTALANAATATRTISFIAPATRTDISNTARSRAATFDPIATNNNGSTTNKDGTPTNSTVTTSIAPNADLATTKTGSTSATADSSVSYTIATVNLGPSPAEAVTITDSIVPGLTGVTASNGGVYDPATGIVTFAPVAIANAETVTRTIGFTVPPTLTSISNTARSTSITPDSTPANNNGTNPNATVTTSIDAVADVVTQKTAPASIKVGDTLLYTITTTNNGPSPATNVVITDSLIPGLTGVTVFDGGTYNPATGTIDFPAIATLASGSSVTRRLTFVPPPTLTSITNIVLSRSDTPDPDLTNNNGSTFAVPGEAGGRVTTSIDPVADVVTSKRGLTSAPAGSSVTYTITTANNGPNAAENVVITDSIIPGLTGVSASDNGTYDPVTGVVTFPTIPSLTSGSNINREVTVVVPATGTISNTSQSRSTTFDPEPSNNNGSESRATVTTAISAQATPNKLPSANSSNAALAPNSVVQISGLGGRDSDGTVVTFTISTLPPANQGVLLLGDPATGGVAVTAGQTLTVEQMTQLFFQSAGNFTGANFSYSSTDNLAGSSPAATVSLVSLAFNDPPVPTNFSKTLAPNSTVNLTGLTTKDPDDSIEFFTIHTLPPTNQGVLFLGDPSQGIRVTAGQRLSASQISQLFFQATSEFAATNFTYSATDSRGAISPAPATASLLALLPAADEPPVANNTSVALLLGRSVNIPELGGTDPDGTVVSFTVNTLPPANQGTLFLGDPSQGVRVTAGQSLTAEQITQLFFQASANFTGANFTYSATDNLGATSAAVATVSVIPLKEPISTPTPAPIPTATPTPAPITTPTPAPIPTPAPIPTPTPAPIPTATPTPAPITTPTPAPIPTPVAIPTPAPIPTPAPIPTPVAIPTPAPIPTPAPIPAPEPTPTPPTPAPVPEPTPPTPAPEPTPTPTATPTPTPAPVPEPAPPTPAPEPTPAPTPGPIFGPVPEPDTGCGCDPLPLPPNFTFIPPQPSQILNFDSNAAQLIDIQNTILGTAANDYLTGNEANQLFVSFEDDDTILGEAGSDIVYADQQQDFIAAGKANDIVYGGKQTDAVFGGKQDDRVFGDRNGDTLYGDRGADTIVGDNGNNIDLTDNDSDLIFGGSSSDAIAGTQGSDTVYSGKAGDIAYGGIDNDLIWGDKGPDTLSGDNGDDSVFGGVLNSLDSDPDGFDLLLGGDGNDVLNSQEQDDTLLGGNGGDWVFAGKGGDRIFGETDSDTLYGNQGSDTILGDYGTQQASTIATEEADLIFGNDTGDIIGGGSGNDSIFGGKGNDLVYGGKDNDRIWGELGSDTIVGDEGDDSLYGGLQNQLVSDVDGRDLLFGGDGNDFLNAGESSDSLSGGLANDTLRGGKDDDVVQGDAGDDLIYGDDGSDILCGDQGNDTISGDRGENLRGAVGEDGQQDCINGGSGDDLLYGNEGQDTINGDDGNDTIYGGKDSDILNGGVGDDWLFGDGGDDTLIGGNGNDQFVLSANSGMDTVLNFSVGTDKFFLAGGLSFEALQINFTANATLLQVAETGQILAQVFGADNSLTSRDFLTLSP from the coding sequence ATGCAAAGCATCTGCAACAAACCAATTTTTATTACCCCACAAATATGTGAGTCCACCGCAACGATTGCGGGCGAAAACTCCCGAACAACAGCAACTTATCATCAGAAAAAACCAATAAAACAAGTAAAAACAGAGGAGTGTTTCCTGTCCCAGAAACTCCGTGGCGACAGGGGAATTGGGCATCCCCACAGAGAATTTTTGCGAGCAACCGAGTCTGTGGGCGCCCGGACTCTAAAAAATGTACTGTTCCTCGATGCCAGAGTAGAGAACTGCGACAGCTTGGCAAGAGGAGCAACAGCCGATACAGAGGTATTTGTACTGGACTCAACGCGAGATGGAGTCGAGCAAATTACTAGAATTTTGACCCATTGCAGCGATTTAGACAGCCTTCAGATAGTTTCTCACGGTCGAGAAGCGGGGATGCAGCTAGGGTCGATCGAACTCTGCAACGAGAACTTAGAAACCTACAGCCATTTGTTACAGCAGTGGGGAAAAGCCCTCAGCGAGAGAGGAGATATCTTGTTATTCGGCTGCTGCGTCGCAGCGGGGGAAAGCGGCGAGGCCTTCGTGCGGCGGCTGAGCTTGATAGTCGGTGCAGATATTGCAGCTTCCGACAACTTGACGGGGAGTGCGGCACTCGGCGGCGACTGGCAATTAAAATTTGCGACCGGGGAAATAAAAGCGAGAATCGCCATTGAAAAAGAAGTGCTCGAAGCCTACCCTTACGCCCTCGGCACATTAGTTAACGAAACTTTCAAAAACTCCACAGTTAGGGGGCCTTGGATTTACGGGGGAAACAACGGGGCACTGTTCAATCCCACCAGCGGGGTTCCAGCAGCCAATCAACGTATCCCCGGCATTACCGGAGGCACAGTATCCGGCGTACTTCCGGCTTTGGGCGGTTCGAGTCCCGGCGATGGCGCTCTGCAATTAACTCCAGCAGCAGGTGATAGGGAAGCCTTTGTCATCTACAACAACCCCCTTCCTTCAACCGACGGTCTCAGAGTCCAGTTTGATTTTTATTCTTACGGTTCAAGCCAGCAATATAGGGCTGAGGGCCCATTTATTAGCCCTCAGCCAGGGGACGGGCTGGGTTTCTTCTTGATTGACGGCACTGTTAGCCCAACCAGGACTGGGGGTTATGGCGGTTCTCTGGCTTACGCCCCACGAACGGGTATACCCGGTATTGAGGGAGGTTATTTAGGCATTGGGCTTGACGAGTTTGGCAATTTTTCAACATCCACAGAAGGGCGCTCCGGCCCGGAGCCGCCTCGGATTCCCGGCTCCTCTATTGGTTCTTTTAGACCAGATTCAGTAACGGTTAGAGGAAATCAAGCAGAAGGTTATCCGTTTTTAACAAATGCGATCGTTCCCTTCGGCATCGATAACATTCCGACGAGCATTGACTTTAGTGGCCCTGAACCCGGCAGTAGTTTTAACTTCAGCAATACGTTCACCAGTGATCGCAATTTAGCCAAAAGATCCGTTCAAATTACGCTGAATCCATCTAACGATCCGGTGAATCCCTCTCGCCTCACCGTTGCCTTCGATGAAAATTTCGACGACATCTACGAAACTACATTGATCGACATCCCCAACTTGGCCACCGAAAACGGCCCAGTACCGCCACTTTTCAAATTTGGTTTTGGCAGTTCCACCGGAGGCGCCAACAACATTCACGAACTTCAAAACGTGGTAGTTGAAACTATCAATCCTCCGAGTATCGCCGCTGAGGTTGCCACTATTAAGACCGGCCCCCAGTTCGTCAAGTCCGAAGGCAGCATTACCTACAGGATTACTACAGTAAACAAGGGGCCAGCGCCTGCTACAAATGTTCTGATTCAAGACGAAATACCTTTAGAACTGCTGCGTCCGGGCGGATTGCCCCCGGTTCTCAATGCCTCCAACAACGGCACTTACGTGAACCAAACCAAGGCTGTCACCTGGCCGTTAATTCCGGTTCTCAATGCCGGCGAGACTGTGACTTACACCCTGACAATTGATTTGCCGCCCGGTTTAACCAGCGGTAGGAGTTTTGCCAACGTTGCATTCAGCACTAGCTCGACTTTCGACCCCGACCTTAGCAACAACAGCGGTGTGCTTGCGCCAGGGCAAATCGAGGCGCCTGGTGTAGTCTTTACCACAGTTGTCGATACAGTCGCGGATTTAGTTACTACCAAAAGTGGCCCTGTGACTACTTCGGCCGGGTCAAGCGTCGCCTACACATTGACTACGACTAACATCGGGCCAGACCCCGCTGCCGATGTGACCATCACTGACAGCATTATTCCGGGTTTAACAGGAGTCAGCGTATCGGACGGCGGCACTTACGACCCAGTTTCGGGCATTGTCACCTTCCCAGCACTGACGGCGCTGGCAAATGCGGCTACTGCGACCCGCACCATCAGTTTCATTGCCCCAGCCACCCGTACCGACATCAGCAACACCGCCCGGAGTAGGGCGGCGACTTTCGATCCGATCGCCACTAACAACAACGGCTCGACAACCAACAAAGACGGCACTCCCACTAACTCTACGGTTACGACAAGTATTGCGCCCAACGCGGATCTGGCAACCACCAAAACCGGCTCTACGAGTGCTACGGCCGATAGCTCGGTCAGCTATACGATCGCCACAGTTAACTTAGGGCCGAGCCCAGCAGAAGCTGTAACTATCACTGACAGCATAGTTCCCGGGTTAACCGGAGTCACGGCATCTAACGGCGGCGTTTACGATCCAGCGACAGGCATTGTCACCTTCGCCCCCGTGGCAATCGCCAATGCGGAGACTGTCACCCGGACGATCGGCTTCACCGTACCGCCCACCCTAACTTCCATCAGCAACACGGCAAGAAGTACCTCCATCACTCCCGACTCCACTCCGGCCAACAACAACGGTACAAACCCCAACGCCACCGTCACTACCTCGATCGATGCTGTGGCCGATGTTGTCACCCAAAAAACGGCTCCGGCCAGCATCAAGGTGGGCGACACGCTCCTTTATACAATTACTACTACCAACAACGGGCCGAGTCCCGCGACCAACGTAGTCATCACCGACAGCCTGATTCCCGGCTTAACGGGAGTCACCGTATTCGACGGCGGAACCTACAATCCTGCCACAGGGACGATCGATTTCCCAGCGATCGCGACTTTAGCCAGCGGCAGCAGCGTCACCCGCCGCCTGACTTTTGTACCGCCGCCTACCCTGACAAGCATCACCAACATTGTATTGAGCCGATCGGACACTCCAGACCCGGACTTAACGAACAACAACGGCTCGACATTCGCAGTACCCGGTGAGGCGGGGGGCCGAGTCACCACCTCGATCGATCCTGTGGCCGACGTGGTTACGTCCAAAAGGGGTCTCACATCTGCTCCTGCTGGTAGTTCCGTAACTTATACTATAACTACCGCCAACAATGGGCCGAATGCTGCTGAAAACGTAGTGATTACAGACAGCATCATTCCCGGTTTAACGGGAGTCAGCGCATCCGATAACGGCACTTACGACCCCGTGACAGGGGTTGTCACCTTCCCAACAATTCCCAGTTTGACTAGCGGCAGCAACATCAACCGCGAGGTAACAGTAGTCGTTCCAGCGACGGGCACCATTAGCAACACTTCCCAGAGTCGATCGACCACTTTTGACCCCGAACCCAGCAATAACAACGGTTCCGAGTCCAGAGCCACTGTCACCACCGCCATCAGCGCGCAGGCAACACCCAACAAACTTCCATCAGCCAACAGCAGCAACGCTGCGCTAGCGCCCAACAGCGTTGTTCAAATTAGCGGGCTCGGAGGCAGAGACTCAGACGGCACAGTGGTTACATTCACCATCAGCACCCTGCCACCGGCAAATCAAGGCGTCCTGTTATTGGGCGACCCCGCAACGGGGGGAGTCGCCGTCACGGCTGGTCAAACCCTGACAGTCGAGCAAATGACGCAGTTATTCTTCCAGTCGGCCGGCAATTTTACAGGGGCAAACTTTAGCTACAGCAGCACGGACAATCTCGCTGGCAGCAGTCCTGCAGCCACAGTTTCTCTGGTGTCGCTGGCGTTCAACGACCCGCCGGTACCCACAAACTTCAGCAAGACCCTGGCGCCAAACAGCACCGTCAACCTCACAGGGCTGACGACCAAAGACCCCGACGACTCGATCGAATTCTTCACCATCCACACCCTGCCACCCACTAATCAAGGCGTCCTCTTCTTGGGCGACCCCAGCCAGGGAATCCGGGTCACGGCCGGTCAAAGACTCAGCGCAAGTCAAATCAGCCAGCTATTCTTCCAAGCAACCAGCGAATTCGCAGCCACCAACTTTACCTACAGCGCCACAGACAGCCGGGGCGCCATCAGTCCAGCCCCCGCTACAGCCTCCCTGCTAGCACTATTACCTGCCGCCGACGAGCCACCCGTCGCCAACAACACCAGCGTCGCTTTGTTGCTGGGAAGAAGCGTGAACATCCCCGAACTCGGAGGAACCGACCCCGACGGTACAGTGGTTTCCTTTACCGTAAACACCTTGCCGCCAGCCAATCAAGGCACCCTGTTCTTGGGCGACCCCAGCCAGGGAGTGCGGGTCACGGCAGGCCAAAGCCTGACAGCCGAGCAAATTACCCAGTTGTTCTTCCAGGCTTCCGCCAATTTCACAGGGGCAAACTTCACCTACAGCGCTACAGACAACCTCGGCGCCACCAGTGCGGCAGTCGCCACTGTCTCTGTAATTCCCCTTAAGGAACCGATATCCACGCCGACGCCCGCGCCCATACCTACGGCGACACCAACGCCCGCACCGATAACGACGCCGACACCCGCGCCGATACCGACACCCGCGCCGATACCAACGCCGACGCCCGCGCCGATACCTACGGCGACGCCAACGCCCGCACCGATAACGACGCCGACACCCGCGCCGATACCAACGCCCGTGGCGATACCAACGCCCGCGCCGATACCAACGCCCGCGCCGATACCAACGCCCGTGGCGATACCAACGCCCGCGCCGATACCAACGCCCGCGCCGATACCAGCCCCGGAACCAACGCCAACACCACCAACACCCGCGCCCGTCCCGGAACCAACACCACCAACACCAGCCCCGGAACCAACACCAACACCAACTGCAACTCCAACACCAACACCCGCGCCCGTCCCGGAACCAGCACCACCAACACCAGCCCCGGAACCAACACCAGCCCCAACACCAGGGCCTATATTCGGCCCAGTACCCGAACCCGATACCGGTTGCGGTTGTGACCCCTTGCCCCTGCCACCGAACTTCACATTTATCCCACCCCAGCCTTCGCAAATACTTAACTTCGACTCCAACGCCGCACAACTCATCGACATCCAAAACACGATACTAGGCACTGCGGCAAACGATTATTTAACAGGGAACGAAGCTAACCAACTGTTTGTCTCATTTGAGGACGACGACACAATTTTAGGTGAAGCAGGCAGCGATATCGTTTACGCCGACCAACAGCAAGACTTCATCGCAGCAGGTAAGGCCAACGACATCGTTTACGGCGGCAAACAAACCGATGCCGTATTTGGCGGCAAACAAGATGATCGCGTTTTTGGCGATCGCAATGGAGACACATTGTACGGTGATCGCGGTGCCGACACCATAGTCGGCGACAACGGCAACAACATCGACTTGACCGACAACGACAGTGACCTGATTTTCGGCGGGTCTTCAAGCGACGCCATTGCAGGCACTCAAGGTTCGGACACGGTTTACTCGGGCAAAGCTGGCGACATCGCCTACGGTGGCATCGACAACGACCTAATTTGGGGTGACAAAGGCCCGGACACCCTTTCCGGCGACAACGGAGACGACTCTGTGTTTGGTGGCGTACTCAACTCCCTAGACAGTGACCCCGACGGCTTCGATTTGCTATTGGGAGGTGATGGCAACGACGTACTTAACAGCCAAGAACAAGACGACACCTTGCTGGGCGGCAACGGAGGGGATTGGGTGTTTGCAGGCAAAGGGGGCGATCGCATTTTCGGCGAAACTGACTCGGATACTCTCTACGGCAATCAAGGTTCCGACACCATACTCGGTGACTACGGCACTCAACAAGCCAGCACAATTGCCACCGAAGAAGCCGACTTAATTTTTGGTAACGACACCGGCGATATCATCGGTGGCGGCAGCGGTAACGACAGCATTTTTGGCGGCAAAGGTAACGACTTAGTTTACGGCGGCAAAGATAATGACAGGATTTGGGGCGAACTCGGTTCCGATACCATTGTCGGCGATGAGGGAGACGACTCGCTTTATGGCGGCTTGCAAAACCAGTTAGTCTCCGATGTTGATGGCCGCGACTTGCTATTTGGAGGAGATGGAAATGATTTCCTCAATGCGGGTGAGAGTTCCGACTCTTTGAGTGGGGGTTTGGCTAACGATACCCTTCGTGGAGGCAAGGATGACGATGTAGTACAGGGAGATGCTGGCGATGACTTGATCTACGGCGATGATGGCAGCGATATTTTGTGCGGTGATCAGGGTAACGATACCATTAGTGGCGATCGCGGGGAAAATCTGCGAGGCGCTGTGGGTGAAGACGGTCAGCAAGACTGTATTAACGGTGGTAGTGGCGATGACCTGTTATATGGCAATGAAGGTCAAGATACTATCAACGGTGATGATGGTAATGACACTATTTACGGAGGGAAAGATAGCGATATTCTCAATGGGGGTGTTGGGGATGACTGGCTGTTTGGTGATGGCGGAGATGATACTTTGATTGGAGGTAATGGGAATGATCAGTTTGTGTTAAGCGCTAATAGCGGTATGGATACTGTGCTCAATTTTTCTGTAGGAACTGATAAGTTTTTCCTGGCTGGTGGCTTGAGTTTTGAGGCTTTGCAAATTAACTTTACGGCGAATGCCACACTGCTACAAGTTGCGGAGACTGGGCAGATTTTGGCTCAGGTTTTTGGCGCTGATAATTCTCTGACTTCTCGGGATTTTCTGACTCTTTCTCCTTAA